From one Pseudactinotalea sp. HY158 genomic stretch:
- a CDS encoding carbohydrate ABC transporter permease: MIVSRPERVMNYVVLLVFAAFALAPILVILTTALAPSTTSPGGLATFASAWTQGRFGHYLSVSALVAVVVVTTATLCSILAGYALGTMTFRGSGIVFSLFLLGLMIPTEAIVVPLFYDLRGLGLTNTLWAVAFPQIAQSIAFGAYWMRAYFRAAPRALIEAATLDGASPRRVLWSILVPIGRPAVTTLVLLTFMWTWNEFLIPLVMSPNGAFRTAPLALALFKGQHVEATGLLAAGAVLVALPVVVLYLFLQRHFIRGMIEGAVRE; this comes from the coding sequence GTGATCGTCTCCCGGCCCGAGCGGGTCATGAACTACGTCGTGCTCCTCGTGTTCGCGGCCTTCGCCCTCGCCCCGATCCTCGTGATCCTCACGACCGCGCTCGCCCCGAGCACCACCTCGCCGGGCGGCCTGGCCACGTTCGCGAGCGCCTGGACGCAGGGCCGGTTCGGGCATTACCTGAGCGTCTCGGCGCTCGTCGCCGTCGTCGTGGTGACCACGGCGACCCTGTGCTCGATCCTCGCCGGCTACGCGCTGGGCACGATGACCTTCCGCGGCTCGGGGATCGTGTTCTCGCTGTTCCTGCTCGGGCTCATGATCCCGACCGAGGCGATCGTCGTTCCGCTGTTCTACGACCTGCGCGGCCTCGGCCTGACGAACACGCTCTGGGCGGTCGCGTTCCCCCAGATCGCCCAGTCGATCGCCTTCGGCGCCTACTGGATGCGGGCCTATTTCCGGGCCGCGCCCCGGGCGCTCATCGAGGCGGCGACCCTCGACGGCGCCTCCCCGCGCCGCGTGCTCTGGTCGATCCTCGTGCCGATCGGGCGCCCGGCCGTGACCACGCTCGTGCTGCTGACGTTCATGTGGACCTGGAACGAGTTCCTCATCCCGCTGGTCATGAGCCCCAACGGCGCGTTCCGCACCGCCCCGCTCGCGCTCGCGCTGTTCAAGGGGCAGCACGTCGAGGCCACGGGACTGCTCGCCGCGGGCGCGGTGCTCGTGGCCCTGCCCGTGGTCGTCCTCTACCTGTTCCTCCAGCGGCATTTCATCCGCGGCATGATCGAGGGGGCGGTCCGTGAATAA
- a CDS encoding polyphenol oxidase family protein, with translation MNNERMDGARSPRRGVVAVDLGPGVRAFFTTRAGGASGAGFAGLNLGHHVGDDPAAVRANRALVDAWAGAPVAYADQVHGVRVLDPARLPHADSRHMPISPGSSRPAGSNAAPPTGDAWCTASTTPVAIMVADCTPLLLADPEAGVVAAAHCGRAGLAAGVVPATLAAMIRAGAAPDRVRAAIGPGICGECYEVPASLRAEVSGVVPTTGSTTSWGTPAIDIPAGIRAQLAAAGVRDVTDTGLCTLTDERFFSYRRAAGAPTGRFAGVIGLLR, from the coding sequence GTGAATAACGAGCGTATGGACGGCGCCCGCTCGCCCCGGCGCGGCGTCGTCGCCGTCGATCTGGGGCCGGGTGTGCGCGCGTTCTTCACCACCCGGGCCGGGGGTGCCTCCGGCGCCGGGTTCGCCGGGCTCAACCTCGGCCACCACGTGGGCGACGACCCGGCGGCCGTGCGCGCGAACCGGGCCCTCGTCGACGCGTGGGCCGGGGCGCCGGTGGCCTACGCGGACCAGGTGCACGGGGTGCGCGTGCTCGACCCGGCCCGCCTCCCCCACGCGGACTCCCGCCACATGCCGATCTCGCCGGGGTCATCGCGGCCGGCCGGCTCGAATGCGGCACCGCCGACCGGGGACGCCTGGTGCACCGCCTCGACCACGCCGGTGGCGATCATGGTCGCCGACTGCACGCCGCTGCTGCTCGCGGATCCCGAGGCGGGTGTCGTGGCCGCCGCGCACTGCGGCCGGGCGGGCCTGGCCGCCGGCGTCGTCCCGGCGACACTCGCGGCGATGATCCGCGCGGGCGCCGCACCGGATCGCGTCCGGGCCGCGATCGGCCCGGGGATCTGCGGCGAGTGCTACGAGGTGCCGGCGAGCCTGCGCGCCGAGGTGAGCGGCGTCGTCCCCACGACCGGTTCGACCACGAGTTGGGGCACGCCGGCGATCGACATCCCGGCGGGGATTCGCGCGCAGCTGGCGGCCGCGGGCGTGCGCGACGTGACCGATACCGGCCTGTGCACGCTCACCGACGAGCGGTTCTTCTCCTACCGCCGCGCCGCCGGCGCCCCGACGGGCCGCTTCGCCGG
- a CDS encoding carbohydrate ABC transporter permease, with product MRHPRHLPYLYLAPGLVIFAAFVLYPLARSAQFSLYAWDGLGASTWVGLANYADLLADPVLRAAFGHAFVLIGFFSLVPLALGLALAAILTHGRVRGLGMFRTVVFLPQVIAMVVVAVAWRQIYAPDGTLNTALRAIGLDNLAIPWLGDYTWTLPAVGVVGTWVQLGLVTVLLMAGMAKLPKEMYEAARIDGAGPVREFFAMTAPNVRAEMAVALTLTIIAALKTFDLVYVTTGGGPGNSTTVPAYEVYTRAFREGAVGSAAAIAVTLAILIFGINLIVNKLVDRPAG from the coding sequence ATGCGCCACCCCCGACACCTTCCCTACCTGTACCTGGCCCCGGGCCTGGTGATCTTCGCCGCGTTCGTGCTCTACCCGCTGGCGCGCTCGGCCCAGTTCTCGCTGTACGCATGGGACGGCCTGGGGGCCTCCACCTGGGTCGGACTGGCGAACTACGCCGACCTGCTCGCCGATCCGGTGCTGCGCGCGGCCTTCGGGCACGCGTTCGTGCTCATCGGCTTCTTCTCGCTCGTGCCGCTCGCGCTCGGCCTCGCGCTCGCCGCGATCCTCACCCACGGGCGGGTGCGCGGCCTGGGCATGTTCCGCACGGTCGTGTTCCTGCCGCAGGTCATCGCGATGGTCGTCGTCGCGGTCGCCTGGCGCCAGATCTACGCCCCCGACGGCACCCTGAACACCGCCCTGCGCGCGATCGGCCTCGACAACCTCGCGATCCCCTGGCTCGGGGACTACACGTGGACCCTGCCCGCGGTCGGCGTCGTGGGCACGTGGGTCCAGCTCGGGCTCGTCACGGTGCTGCTCATGGCCGGCATGGCGAAGCTCCCGAAGGAGATGTACGAGGCGGCCCGCATCGACGGCGCCGGCCCCGTGCGCGAGTTCTTCGCCATGACCGCCCCGAACGTGCGCGCCGAGATGGCCGTGGCCCTGACCCTGACGATCATCGCCGCGCTCAAGACCTTCGACCTCGTCTACGTCACCACCGGCGGCGGGCCCGGGAACTCGACCACGGTGCCCGCCTACGAGGTGTACACGCGCGCCTTCCGGGAGGGCGCCGTCGGCTCGGCCGCCGCGATCGCCGTCACGCTGGCGATCCTCATCTTCGGCATCAACCTCATCGTGAACAAGCTCGTCGACCGGCCCGCAGGGTGA
- a CDS encoding extracellular solute-binding protein, producing MTSSRWIGIGGIAAAALALAACAPGAGDATGSGEQETPTEVSTDLASLGEITLTVWDQEVRGGQDEQMTRLNEAFQDAYPNITIERNSQSFDDLETTLRGALTGNDAPDVVQANNSRSVMGAFVGAGLLRGLDDYADAYGWTDRYAPSVLAMSSYSDDGTTFGEGHVYGLPQTGEVVGVFYSTSALADAGLDLATVTGSWEDFTDSLATIKDSGATPLELGNLDGWPAVHVFGPIQGQFADPQEIATLAMGNAGGTWLTDANEEAAATLQGWVEDGYFNDGPNGTDYDAAWADFSKGSAAYLIAGSWLAADLEAAMGDDVGFFAPPAPAGRDLATTGATGLPFAITANSPHADAAAGYLDFITSPDAMTILAETGNMPVNDTAALAPATGVNKDVFAAFGEVTTTGHLLPYLDWATPTMADTIGAALQDLIGEQSTPGEFLDTLEADYAAFVG from the coding sequence ATGACGTCTTCGAGATGGATCGGAATCGGCGGCATCGCCGCGGCGGCCCTGGCGCTGGCGGCCTGCGCGCCGGGCGCGGGCGACGCGACCGGCTCGGGTGAGCAGGAGACCCCGACCGAGGTCTCCACCGACCTCGCCTCCCTCGGCGAGATCACCCTGACCGTGTGGGACCAGGAGGTCCGCGGCGGGCAGGACGAGCAGATGACCCGGCTGAACGAGGCCTTCCAGGACGCCTACCCGAACATCACGATCGAGCGGAACTCCCAGAGCTTCGACGACCTCGAGACCACCCTGCGCGGCGCGCTCACCGGCAACGACGCCCCGGACGTCGTGCAGGCGAACAACTCCCGCTCCGTCATGGGCGCCTTCGTGGGCGCGGGACTGCTGCGCGGCCTCGACGACTACGCCGACGCCTACGGCTGGACCGACCGGTATGCGCCGTCGGTGCTGGCGATGAGCTCCTACTCCGACGACGGCACGACCTTCGGCGAGGGCCACGTGTACGGCCTGCCGCAGACGGGTGAGGTCGTCGGGGTGTTCTACTCCACGTCGGCGCTGGCCGACGCCGGCCTCGACCTGGCCACGGTGACCGGGTCGTGGGAGGACTTCACCGACTCCCTCGCCACGATCAAGGACTCCGGGGCCACGCCGCTCGAACTCGGCAACCTCGACGGCTGGCCGGCGGTGCACGTCTTCGGGCCGATCCAGGGCCAGTTCGCCGACCCGCAGGAGATCGCCACCCTGGCGATGGGCAACGCGGGCGGCACGTGGCTCACCGACGCCAACGAGGAGGCCGCCGCGACCCTGCAGGGGTGGGTCGAGGACGGCTACTTCAACGACGGCCCCAACGGCACGGACTACGACGCGGCCTGGGCGGACTTCTCGAAGGGGAGCGCCGCCTACCTCATCGCCGGGTCCTGGCTCGCGGCCGACCTCGAGGCCGCGATGGGCGACGACGTCGGCTTCTTCGCCCCGCCGGCCCCAGCCGGGCGTGATCTCGCCACGACCGGCGCCACCGGCCTGCCGTTCGCGATCACCGCGAACAGCCCGCACGCCGACGCCGCGGCCGGCTACCTCGACTTCATCACGAGCCCGGACGCCATGACGATCCTCGCCGAGACCGGCAACATGCCCGTGAACGACACCGCCGCCCTCGCCCCGGCCACGGGAGTGAACAAGGACGTCTTCGCCGCGTTCGGCGAGGTGACCACGACCGGGCACCTGCTCCCTTACCTCGACTGGGCCACCCCGACGATGGCCGACACGATCGGCGCCGCCCTGCAGGACCTCATCGGCGAGCAGTCGACCCCCGGGGAGTTCCTCGACACGCTCGAGGCCGACTACGCGGCCTTCGTCGGCTGA